The Glaciimonas sp. PCH181 nucleotide sequence GGCTTGGTGCAGATACGTTTTCGCGTAATGCAAAGCGGTAGTGCGATCGTATGGAAAGGCAGCCGAATTCCCAGAATGAGAAGTAAGCAACTTTGGCTTAGTATCTGGCGTTGCATCTGGCTTTGTGAGGTACTGCAAAGCGCTGATGGACTGCCCGAGCGCTTCGCGAATTTCGTTCATTACCCAAGATAATGGGCCGGTATCGAGCTGCGCCGCGACAACTGCGGACTGGCTTGGAAAATCGGTGGTCATGACTGCCTCATCGGTTCAACGGGTCATCAATCGGGCACTGTCCGCTCAGGTTTAGCCCATTTGACAGGCCCTGGCGATACGGCCCGATTAACACGGCCGGATCTTCTTCAACATACATAAAATGAATCGCATTTTCTCAACCGCTACTAGCTGATACTCATCCACTCATTTAAATCAAGTCTGGCGAAATACGTTCAATAACAAACTATGGCAATAAACGACGTTTAGCCGTTTGATAACCCAGTCAGCGGCCCTATAGCGGAGGTCTACTAATTAGTGACCCGAAAACGCGATACAGAACTTTTCAGATCTTCCGCGAGTTTGGATAACTCACGAATCGACACAGCAGTCTGGCTTGTTCCTTCTCGTGTTTTTTCCGTCACCGAAAGAATGTTCTGAATATTCGTCGCCACACCGTTCGCCGAATTTGCCTGCTGTTCGGTCGCCAACGAAATATTTTGAATCAACTCAGCCAAACGGTTCGACACGCGACGAATATCCGACAATGCAGCGCCAGCAGCATCTGACAGCTTTGCTCCCTCAACCACACCCTGCGTAGATTTTTCCATCGCCACGACAGCATCGTGCGTATCGGTCTGAATCGTTCGTACCAACGCACCAATCTGCTTGGTCGCCGCACCAGAACGTTCCGCCAGACGCTGAACTTCCTCTGCCACCACCGAAAATCCGCGCCCCGCTTCACCAGCCGACGCCGCCTGAATCGCAGCATTCAACGCCAGCACGTTAGTCTGTTCGGTAATATCGGAAATCAATTCGGTGATTTCGCCAATTTCTTGCGAGGATTCACCCAACCGCTTGATGCGCTTGGAGGTTTCCTGTATTTGCTCACGGATTTCGTTCATACCAACGATCGCATTTTCCACCGCCTTAGCGCCCTCTTCCGCGGCGCTAACCGATTGACGCGCTACATCCGCCGAGGCACTGGCCGACTTGGAAACGTCGGTGATCTGCGTTGCCATTTCCAATACGGCTTGCGTGGTTTCCTTGATCTCACGAGATTGCTTTTGCGACGCTTGAAGCAATTCAATCGACACACTTTGGGCCTGATCGGATGCTGCCGTCACTTGCTGCGCAGTCGCGGTAACGCGTCCCACCAATCCGCGCAACTCTTCTACCGTGTAATTCACCGAATCGGCAATCGCGCCGGTAATGTCTTCTGACACCGTCGCCTGCACTGTCAAGTCGCCATCAGCGACCTCTTGCAACTCATTCATCAAACGCAAAATCGCTGCCTGATTCTGATCGTTGACGTTACTGGCATCCACTTCTTGCTTGATCGCCTGCAAACGCTGGCCCTCGGCTTCCACCCGACGCAAATCGGCTTCCTGCGTTCTACGCCGACCATCCTGCAACTGCACCCAGGCAATTCCGGTAGCAGCCAACAGCGCCGTCAATGCAGATGCCAGCATCAACCAGAAGGAAATGCTTTGCTCGTCCTGCGCTGCACGATAGCTTTCCTGCAAGGTACTCAGGCGTTGCTTTAAGGTTTCGTTCTCGGTAAAGATTAATTGCTCGGATTGCTTGGCTGATACGAAATTTTGCATGTTGCCCAGAATCCCTGCGACGGCTATTTGATATTCGCCAAAACTCTTTTGCAACTCGGTTAACTTTTGCCGCTCTTCTTCATTTTTTGCCGCAGGTAGCCGCAATATGTCGCTGCCATCCAAAAATCCACTAACGATGTCGCGGAAGGTATTGGTGTCCTTGCCAAGCAAGAATGCGGTTTCTGGATTTACCCCTTCAGAAGTCAGGAATTCATTTGCACTGCGGCCCAGACGCTGGGTCAGCATCACCAATTGTGAAGAGGCAGAAATTTCACGCGGAGTAGCGCCACTTTCGGATTTCAGTGTGGCGATCTGTTCGGATAAATCGAGTAATACAGGGGAAATGCTGTTCAGCTTTTGCAAAGTCTGTCCGAAACCGGACAATGCTTTTTGCAACTTTAAAATAGTATCTGCAGCCTTATCGGTATTCGACCAGACCTTCTGCACATCTGCCACTGCAGAGATCATTCCCGAGTTAGGCGCGGGGATATCATTACCTTTGTAATTTCCCCCTCTGGCTAACAAAAGAAGATCCTGATTGAATTCTTTTCGGCTGTCGGCCAATTGTTTAAATGCTATAGGATTACCCTGGATAGCATTCGGTGTCGCCTTCCCTATCCGCTGAGAATGCATCAACGCATCCCCTGCAATTTGGGTCTGAGTCGCACTCAACGTGGCATTTTTGGTACTGAGGTATAAAAAGACGATTGTCATTACCAGCCCTGCGCCCAACACGATCAACAAGGTGCGGACTTGCTGTTGGGGCGGTAATTTTCCAATTAGCGGCAGAGGCTTGTCCTGATACGAAGCGCCTGATTCTGTTGGTGTACTAAATTGGTCGGAGATCGCTGCGGCAGCCGTTGCTGCGCCAGCCGTCGCTGCGGCAGCCGGTGTTGTGCCAAATATTGATGTGGATGCAGTCGCTGCGGCAGGTCTTACCGCACTCGCTGCTAATGCTGCAAACGGCGTTGATACGTCGGCTGATTGCAAAGTTGCTTCGGCAGGCATACGTTCTATCAGCATCGTATCTTGCGCGTCGTTTGCAATGAAGTCGTGCTGACCCAATGCATTTACCAAGACTGATGCGGCTGGCCCCGTTGTTCCGGTTGCTATTGCGTCTTCACCAAAAAACGCGCCACCTTCGATTTTCTCTTCTTTCGCCGTCTTGAACAGGAACGGTAGTTTAAAAGCCATTACAAAATCTCCTGATTGCCAATTCGATGCGACCACATATCAACACCCGATTTCTGACGTCAATCAAATGGCCTTCTGATCATTGAATTCATATGCCCACATGTAAAAATCGAGGGTCGCGTATAAGCTGAGTCAGCTTGAGTTCGGTCCACAACTGGGACTCGCTATCCATATACCTTGCGGGACTTGTTTCGGCTAACGCGGCCGCTTCGTGATCATTCAGAATGTCACGCCCAATCATTCGCGGCACTGACTGCAATGTCATCTCATCGACATTACGCAGACCAAGTACGCGCCTGACGAGCAACGCGCTGTTGAATGCCAAGGTGGTAGAAAATGAAATGATCCGCGCGTCCTTATCAATCACTGTCATTGGGTGACCTTGGAAACACGCAAAATCAACGACGCTGATAAGTGTGCCGCGAATATTTGTCAGTCCGAGATACCAATCCTGCGTCAGCGGGACTTGCGTAATGCTGTCGACTGCGACAATTTCGCCCGCCTCTTGCAGGCTAAGCAGCAAACGCTCTTCTCCGACCAATAAACCTAATTGATTATTGTGCGTGTCTGCACCGCTGCGCGCGGCTTGCATCCGTTCCAGTAAATGCGATTGGAATTCGCGCAAACGATTACGGCGTGCCTCGGCGCTTGTTTCACCATCTGCGCCGCGGGTCGGTAAAAATGCCGACCGCTTTAGTTGAAGGTCAGAGTTTGATTGACTCATGTGGATACAATTTGGAGTTAGCCGAGTGCAGCGATTTTTGCCAGCAGCTCCTGCGGATTAATCGGTTTAACCAGATAATCACGCGCGCCTTGACGCAAACCCCAGATGCGGTCTGTTTCCAAGCCTTTGCTGCTGCAAATAATAATAGGGATGTCTTGCAATTCCGGATCACGCGAAATCGAGCGTGTCACCTGAAAACCGTTCTGGCCGGGCATCACAATATCCATCAGGATCAAGTCTGGCTTATCGGCTTTAATCTTGCTAATAACGCCATCGCCGCTCTCAGAAGTGGAAACGCTATAACCGCTCTTTACCAAAATATCTGTCAAAAAATAACGCTCAGTGGGAGAGTCGTCTACAACGAGAACCTTTTGTATGGCCATGTTCAACCTTTACTTCAATTACGTGTGAGTAGATACCAATACCGGGATATCGACGATATCTACAGATATTCCTGATGGCGCGGCAACCCCGGTCGCTGGAATTACTGCAACCGTTGCGGTCATTGCCACGCTGGCGTTCGGATTGGGTTGAGTATGCTGGTGTACAGTCTTTAGCAGACTATCTTTGGTGAACGGCTTGGTCAGATATTCGTCGGACCCTACCATTGCGCCTCTGGCGCGATCAAATAAACCATCTTTAGATGACAGCATGATGACCGGTGTGGAATGAAATCTGGCGCTCTTCTTAATGAGCGCACAAGTCTGGTAACCATCCAGCCTTGGCATCAAAATATCGCAAAAAATCACTGCTGGATGATGGTCGTTAATTTTAGCCAACGCATCAAAGCCATCTTCGGCAAGAATGACCTGATAGCCAGCCTGACTCAAAAAAATTTCTGCCGACCTGCGGATAGTGCTGCTGTCGTCAATCACCATAACCTTCAGGCTGGTGGCGCCGAGTGCTAGTGTCATGAGTTTTGTCCAAGCCGAATTTAATTTACAGAATCACTGTAACAAAGTTCAAGATACTTTAGAACAACATTTCTTTGCAGCGCTAAACTGGCTGCGGTTTTTAAGCTTCAGACGCCGCACAAAACTAATCATATTGACAATACGCAGGGGGCTAGCTCTCAGCAAAAACCACCGTTATTTGGCAAGTTTAAGTAATTCACTAGATATGCAAAGGCACACCGATTTCAGCGCGTTAAATTGCCACCATTTCGAAATCTTCCTTCCGCGCGCCACATTCCGGACAAGTCCAGTTCATCGGCACATCATCCCAAAGGGTCCCTGCGGCAATTCCTTCTTCCGGTAAACCTTGCTCTTCGTCGTAAATCCAGCCGCAGATCAGGCACATCCAGGTTTTATATGCTGGTTTTGATGTTTCGTTCGATGTTTCGGTGGTATTGCTCACGGCGACGACCCTTCAATCAAGTAAAATGCAAAGTCGGATATCTTAATCTAACCGCCGTGCAAAACCAAACTTCTCCTCTTATATTGACATTCGGTGTTGCTGATCCTGTTGGCGCAGCCGGAATTCAGGCAGATCTTGCCACATTCTCATCCATGGGTTGCCATGGCTTATCAGTCATTACCTCCATTTTGATAGGAGACACTGCGCGTATCGAAGATACCCAGCAAATTGACGCGGATTGGGTTGCTGACCAAGCCCGCGTATTGCTGGAAGATATGCCTGTGGCTGCTTTCAAAGTGGGCGCTGTCGGCAGTATCGAAAGCGTCTCGGTGATAGCAGAAATCGTCTCGGACTATCCTGATATCCCCTTAATTCTCGACCCTTTCCTTTCTGCCATGCCCGATCAGGGGCAAGATAGCGAAGATTTACTGACCGCGATGCGTGAGTTGTTAATCCCACAAAGTACCGTCGTCGTGCTGTCAGCGGTCGAGCTATCCCGAATGGCTGAGACCTGGCGCGAACCGTCCTCAGAAGACCTGTCCACCGTCGATGCCATGCATCTGATCGAACTGGGTTGCGAATATCTGTTCATCACCGGCACGCCCGGCACTGCGGCGGAAGTCAGCAATACCCTGTTCAATGACACGGGTATTTTGCGCCAGGATAGCTGGCCACGCGTCTCCGGTTCGTTTAGCGGCGCCGGGACCACCCTTTCTGCCGCTATCGCCGCGATGCTGGCGAATGGGCTGGATGTGCCCGAGGCCGTCTCGGAAGCGCAGGAGTTCACTCTCGCATCATTGATGGCCGGACAACGATTGGGTATGGGGAAATTGGTCCCGGACCGTTTTTTCTGGGCGCGTGAGGATGTTCTGGACGGGCTTTCTGACACAGACGCTGCCGACAAAGACGATACTGACAAAGCAGACGGTGCAGACCTCAAAGGTGATGAAAAGCCAGCATCGCCGCCATGAAATTTCCTGCTTTTATCGCGTAGGCGTCGGCTTTTCCGCTGACACGCCGGTCGCCCCCTTAATTTAATTGATGCATACCAACATGACTTCCAATAACGATACCCTGTTCGCACGAGCGCAATTAACCACGCCAGGTGGCGTCAATTCGCCAGTGCGGGCTTTCCGCTCAGTCGGCGGCACGCCACGCTTTATTACCCGCGCTGAAGGCCCTTATTTCTGGGATGCCGACGAGCGCCGCTATATCGACTACATCGGCTCATGGGGTCCCGCCATCGTTGGTCACGCTCATCCGACCGTTGTCAAAGCCGTACAAGATGCTGCCGCACGCGGTCTGAGCTTCGGTGCGCCGACCGAAGGCGAAATTCTGATCGCTGAAGAGATTTGCAAGCTGGTGCCCTCGATTGAGCAAGTCCGTCTGGTCTCTAGCGGCACCGAAGCCACCATGAGCGCATTGCGTCTGGCACGTGGCGCAACTGGTCGCGACAAAATTGTCAAATTTGAAGGCTGCTATCACGGCCACGCCGATTCGTTGTTGGTCAAAGCGGGCAGCGGCTTGCTGACCTTTGGTAATCCGACGTCTTCCGGCGTCCCTGCGGATTTCGTCAAACACACGCTAGTCCTTGACTACAACAACGTCGCGCAACTAGAAGAAGCCTTTCAAGACATGGGCGACCAAATTGCCTGCGTGATCGTCGAACCGGTGGCTGGCAACATGAATTTGATTCGCGCTACGCCAGAATTCTTGCAGGCGATGCGCAATTTATGTACCAAACACGGCGCTATCCTGATTTTTGATGAGGTCATGTGCGGCTTTCGCGTTGCTTTGGGCGGTGCGCAAGACCTGTATCAGATTCAGCCGGATATTACCGCGCTGGGCAAGGTTATTGGCGGCGGTTTGCCGGTTGCAGCATTCGGCGGTCGGGCGGATTTGATGCAACATATGGCCCCGCTTGGTGGCGTCTATCAGGCAGGTACGCTGTCGGGAAATCCGGTAGCGGTTGCGGCTGGCCTGACAACATTGAAGTTAATCCAGGAGCCGGGCTTCTATCAACATCTCAGCGCCCAGACGCTCAAGTTGACGCAAGGCCTGACCCAAGCTGCGGCAGATGCTGGTGTAGTTTTCTGCGCCGATGCCATCGGCGGTATGTTTGGTCTGTATTTCTCAAAAGAAGTGCCAACTACTTTTGCCGAGATGATGTCCATCGACAAAGCCCAATTCAACCGGTTTTTCCACGCGATGCTAGACGCAGGCGTGTATTTAGCGCCATCGGCATTTGAAGCAGGCTTTGTTTCTGCGCAGCATGATGATGCGGTAATTGAGGCGACTATCACGGCGGCGCGTGGCGCGTTTGCGCAGTTGTCCCGCTAAACCAGGACGATGCGGCGCATTTCGTTGAGATGGCTGCGGCCATCACAAGAATGCGTCGATATAAATACGTTGATTCAAAAATGAAAAACGGCGGTAAAGCTCAGTGCTTTACCGCCGTTTTTACGTTTTTCAAGCCAAATCTATGGCAATTCCGCCGATCCCATACGTCGCAAAATCAATCCGGTACGTTTCGACAAATAAGCTGATCCCCGATTTTTGTCATAAAAGCGTGGGCGCGGCAGCATCACCGCCAGACGTGCAGCCTGACTAGCGCCGAGATTCGCGGCTGAAATCTTGTAATAGTGCCGCGATGCCGCTTCGGCCCCATAGACACCGCTGCCCCACTCCACCACGTTCAGATAAATTTCGTAAATCCGCTCTTTATCCATCAAGTATTCCAACATATAAGTGATGACCAGTTCCTGACCTTTGCGGATATAACTACGCTCACCGGATAAAAACAAATTCTTCGCCAGTTGCTGCGTAATTGTCGAGCCGCCAACCATCACCTTGCCCTTTTTTGCATTGCGTTCGTAGGCTTTTTCCAACGCATCCCAATCAACACCTTCATGCTCCGAAAAATTAGCATCTTCAGAAGCGATAATGGCGCGCTTCAAATTGCCCGAAATGCGGTTATACGGCACCCAGATATATTGCAATTGAATATTTGGATCGGTTTCCCGCAAAATCGATAGTTGATGCCGCATAAAACTGGTGGAACTGGGATTGTGATCAACCCACCACCAAATCTGGACGAAAAAATACAGTTGGAGAGCAACGATTGCTACGACAACAATCAGAAGCACGCGCCAGATCAATTTACCGAAAGACTTCATATGCATTTCCAGGCAACTTAAAGCTGGGCGCGCAACGCAGAAAACGTAGCGTCGGTTTGCGGGCGTACACCGCGCCAGACAAAAAAGGCCTCCGCTGCCTGTTCGACCAACATCCCTAATCCATCACGTACCATCGCCCCTTGCGCACTGGCAAATTGCATGAAAACAGTCGGCTGTTTGCCATACATCATGTCGTAAGCCAGGGTCTGTGGGCCAAAAATACTGGCGGCAACGGTGGGGACATCGGCTTGCAGACTGGCCGACGTCGCGTTAATGATGAGGTCAAATTGGTCATTAATGCTGGCAACATCGGTAAAGCTGCTAACAACAATCTCGCCTTCGTTAGGGAATTTTTGGGAAAATTGCTGCACCAAGGCTTGCGCGTTCGTAACTGTCCGATTCGCTAAAACAAGTTGTGCTGGGTTGGCCTGCATCAACGGCAATAAAACACCGCGCGCCGCACCGCCTGCGCCCAACAGCAAAACACGCTTTCCGGCGATCTCAAAACCTGCATTTCGCACAATATCCGTCACTAAACCAATGCCATCGGTGTTGTCGCCGTGGATTTGTCCATTCGCAAAACTGAGTGTGTTAACCGCACCCGCCGCCTCCGCGCGCGGCGTTAGCGTCGTTGCCAAAGCATAGGCCTCCAATTTGAATGGCACCGTGACATTGGCACCTTTTCCGCCTTGCTGAATAAATTCCTGCACGGCCTCGGCGAAGCCATTTAACGGCGCCAGCAAATGTCGATAGTCGATATTTTGGGCGGTATCGGCAGCGAAACGCGCATGAATGTCAGGGGACTTGCTGTGCCCGATTGGATTGCCAATAACGACGTAGCAATCAGTTTCCAATACAGAGTCGGCCATCGGAGTAGATATAAGAACAGACATAAATGAGTTTTTTGATGTTATTTTTTTGAAACGTCGACCATCCGTGTTTTACCGTCGCTGAAGACTATCTCCCTGATTGCCCGCAGCAAAAATCGGCAAACCCGATATTATTACTTATTGAATATGCGCGTATCTAATATTACGTATCTACCACTATTAATTATAATTACCACTTCGCAATTCCGCTGCAACTTGCCCCTCGCGAGAGAAGTCTAGCGTCACGATAACTTCCCATACTTCATCCGGCGCACCGTGCCGCATATTATGGGGAAATCGACTAAAAGGTGCGGCGCTTTCGATGATTCTCAACGCAGCTGCATCGAGACCGGGAATCTGCGAACTGCGCTCAATCTGTAGACCGCCGTCTTTCCTATAAATAGTGCCATCCTGAAAAATCGGCACCGAAACGACTAATTTTCCATATAACTTTGCGCCATTTTTTTTGGGGAAATTCAGCGTACCAACACGTTCAACCCGATCCGCGAAGGTCTTGTAATACATCGCATATTCCACACCCTGCGTACTAGGCGTAATCTGGGTTTTCTTGGGGCGCTTGTTGTAATCCTCGATACTTTTCGCAATTTCGGCTTCCTGACGGCGCAACGCCTTGGCGTCCGGCATCGCATCGGTGCCGTCTTGCCGCTGCACCGCATCGATCACCTTATCCTGCGGCGTCGGCTCTGGCACTGAAAATGCCGCAGCTTTTTGCATCTGCGCCAGCATTTGCTGCTGTTTTTTTTCTAATTCCTCAATCCGCTGCTGGGCAGTGCTCACGTTATCGCCGTCCTCAGACCGATGCATGTCAGGCAAAGGCGATTTGGCCCGTCCAGCGTCGGCATTCCCGCCACCGTCCAGATTGACTTGCGCCAGTGCTTCGGCTTTTAACGGTGCATTCTGGTGTTTGGCATTCACCAGAATGACTTCCAGTCCGGGATCGGTCGGTTTTAATTTGACCGCGGCTGGCGTCGTAAACCGAACGGCAAGCAATGCGCCATGCACCACCAACGAAATGGCGAGGGCGCTATATAAAAGCCGGTTCTTAGAAATGGATTTCACGCGCAGCAAGGGAAGTCGTTCGAGTAGGGAGTTCAGTTTATGTCAGCGCCTATACGTCGGTTTATAAATTCACAGCAGCGGAAGCGCCATCTGCATCGCGGCGCGGCGCACTATCCAGGTCTTCATCCGCATCCGACACATCAGGATGAGCAGGGTCAGAACCTGCCTCTGGCAGTTCCGGCGGGTCATGCGGCAAGTCCATTGCGGCATCCAGTTCTTGCGTGGTTTCGTCATCTTCCAACGCATCCATCTGATCATCTTCGGTCACAGAACCGGACGGCGTCAATACCTCCAGCAACCGTACTTCCAGACTTAAATCGATTTCGTCCCAACGCAGCAAATCAAGTTTGACCGATGCGCCCCGCGCAACTGGCTGCATGCCCGGTAATTTGATGACCAGCGGAATATCGACCAGACGCAGAATCTCATCTTTTAACACCACTGCCTCGACATGTTTTGCCTGTTCCTGCGCCAGCCAGCGCAAGCACCAATAGCGTTCCATCGTCGACTGAAAATCGCCATACCCGGCATAAACAGAATCAAAAGAAGACACAATCGCGAATAAATCTGCGTCACGCGGTTTAAACGGCGCGACCAGCGGCGCGGCAACACCGCCTTCCACGCATGCCAGAATCTGCCACTGATTCACCAGATCGGTATAACGACGCAACGGCGAGGTGCTCCACGCATATTGATCAACGCCCAAACCCTGATGGGGCGCAGCGTGCGTCACCATCCGGACTTGCATTTTCGTCGCCCAGCCACCGCTGCCGCCGCCTTGCGCCCGATAAATCCCCGGCACGCCGTGGTCGGCCATGAGTTTTCCCCAAGTGCTATTAGCGAAAATCATCAGCTCTGCGACGATCTTGTCGAGCGGTGCGCCGCGCTTGCGGCGCGCGATGGTAACAACGTCGTCCTCAACGTAAAAATTGAAATCGACGCGGTTATTTTGCTCTGGCCGCAATCCAAAACTTTCACGCTTAGCCATACGGCCTTGCTCCAATACCGAAATCCATTGCCACAAAACAGCGATATCGGCTTTATGCGGATATTCGCCCTCTCCGTTAGCCAGATTTTCTTCAGTCACCAACATATCGAGCGTGTTGTGACGCAGATTGGCAGAAATGGGAACCAGTTCTGCTTTAGTTTCCGTGCTGATCAAACGCCAGTCTTGCGGATCCAGCGTGGCATATAAAGATAATGCCGGGCAATTTTTTCCCTGATCCAGCGAGAACGCCTCAACCAATGCATCCGGCAGCATCGTGATTTTATCGCCCGGCATATACACGGTCGACATCCGTTGACGGGCCATGACATCAATGGCGTCGTCGCGCTTGATCGCCAAACCCGGCGCGGCGATATGAATACCGATCCGCACATTGCCGTCCGCCAGCATCGTGACCGATAACGCGTCATCGATTTCAGTCGTCGTCACATCATCGATTGAAAACGCCTGCACATCAGCCACCGGCAATGCTGCCAGCGTTGGGACCACGGGGATATTAATCGCAGGAAAGCCGACCCCTTTCGGGAAAAACTCAAACAAAAATTTGGAGAAATGTAACTCTTTCGGTGACGCCAACCCGCCAACAGCCAGCATCAGGCGTGCCGGTGTAATTTGCAACGCACTGCATGCCGCGTCGAACGCTTTATATTCAATACTATTTTTATCCGGCTTGAAGAGTAATTGCAGCGCCAACGGCTTCATCACCTCCGGCAACTGATTGGCTTTTAGCTGCTCAACGTATTGCGCCTGTATGACTGCTTGCTGGCGTTTTTTTTCAATCCCGGCCAATGCCGCCTTCAGCGATGCTTCCGGGGCAGCTTTATAACGACCGCGACCCTTTTTATAGAAATAAATCGGGGCGGAATGCAAACACATTAACAACCCGGCCGCTTCAGCAGCGATGGGCGCATGTCCAAAATATTCAGCCCCCAACTCGGCAAATCCAAATTCTTCCTGACCGGCAACTTCCCACAAAAAATCGACATCAACGTCTTGCGAAACTTTATGTGCGTCTTCTAATAATTGCTGTGGCGAGGGTGCGGCATATTGCAACAACACATCTTTCGCCTTGATCTTGCTGCGTTTTCCAGTAGGCAATTCGACTTGATACGCTTCGCCTTGCTGCGACATAACAGACCCTGCTTTAAAATCGCCGGATTCTTCAAAAAATAGATTCATTGATTACTTTACTTATGGATGCTGAGTAGGGCGTGAAGGGTACTTTGCTGATTGAAACCGTTTGTATTTAATAATCCGTATTGATAGCGCCAAACAAGAAAAATATTAACAAAAAAGTAACTGCAATTATATCGGTAGCGCATAGAGGAAATTTTGCGCATCGCTACAATTCGCTTAAATTTTGAGCATTAACGCGCCGTTGTTCGCAACGCGTCAATCTCGGGAAAAAACACTTCAGTCACTAGCATCACACCGCTTTTACGTCGAAAAGTGGAGCGTCGGGCAAACAATGGCGTGGGAAATTGGCTGACACCCACCGCCTCACACATGCGCTGCACCAACGGATGCCCCTGATATAAGCGCGCAAAGTGTAATTGTCCACGCGCCACCAGCGGATCGCCAAATAACGTCGTGCCCAATGAGCGCTCGCCTAACGTGCCAAAAAATGGCCACTCCGACGTCGTCGCCGTCAATGACAGGACAGTATGACCCAATACCGTCGGGCGTCCGTCACAGCGCAGCAATACATCGCGCTCTTGCACTTGCAGCCGCCGTGGCAAGCCTATCGCCGCATATTCGTCCGCCAGACACAGTGCGTGCCGCTGATGCAAACGTTGTACCCGAAACTGATCGCTATGCGCAATTAACTTAGTCGTCAGCGACGAGCGATCGGTCAGCCAATCACGCATGTATGGCGAAGGATGAACGCCATTCGCGTGCGCATACCAATTAGCAGAAGTCAGCGAGCGCCCCATCAGCAATCCTTTAAAGCCGGATGAACGTCCACGCCGCAAAACGTCAACACGGTGTCAGCGTAGTCCGCGAATTCGCTGATCCCATGATCGCTGCCCTCTATCACTACCTGCTGCGCCTGTGGATAATGGTCCACCATTTCATGCCAGTCGAGCACTTCATCGCCGGTGGCGGCAATCAGCAAATAGCGTTGCGGCTGGGTAATCCTGGCAATCGTTAGCGCTTCCAACTCAGCAATATACGCACGC carries:
- the aroE gene encoding shikimate dehydrogenase — encoded protein: MSVLISTPMADSVLETDCYVVIGNPIGHSKSPDIHARFAADTAQNIDYRHLLAPLNGFAEAVQEFIQQGGKGANVTVPFKLEAYALATTLTPRAEAAGAVNTLSFANGQIHGDNTDGIGLVTDIVRNAGFEIAGKRVLLLGAGGAARGVLLPLMQANPAQLVLANRTVTNAQALVQQFSQKFPNEGEIVVSSFTDVASINDQFDLIINATSASLQADVPTVAASIFGPQTLAYDMMYGKQPTVFMQFASAQGAMVRDGLGMLVEQAAEAFFVWRGVRPQTDATFSALRAQL
- a CDS encoding energy transducer TonB is translated as MKSISKNRLLYSALAISLVVHGALLAVRFTTPAAVKLKPTDPGLEVILVNAKHQNAPLKAEALAQVNLDGGGNADAGRAKSPLPDMHRSEDGDNVSTAQQRIEELEKKQQQMLAQMQKAAAFSVPEPTPQDKVIDAVQRQDGTDAMPDAKALRRQEAEIAKSIEDYNKRPKKTQITPSTQGVEYAMYYKTFADRVERVGTLNFPKKNGAKLYGKLVVSVPIFQDGTIYRKDGGLQIERSSQIPGLDAAALRIIESAAPFSRFPHNMRHGAPDEVWEVIVTLDFSREGQVAAELRSGNYN
- a CDS encoding ribonuclease catalytic domain-containing protein, with product MNLFFEESGDFKAGSVMSQQGEAYQVELPTGKRSKIKAKDVLLQYAAPSPQQLLEDAHKVSQDVDVDFLWEVAGQEEFGFAELGAEYFGHAPIAAEAAGLLMCLHSAPIYFYKKGRGRYKAAPEASLKAALAGIEKKRQQAVIQAQYVEQLKANQLPEVMKPLALQLLFKPDKNSIEYKAFDAACSALQITPARLMLAVGGLASPKELHFSKFLFEFFPKGVGFPAINIPVVPTLAALPVADVQAFSIDDVTTTEIDDALSVTMLADGNVRIGIHIAAPGLAIKRDDAIDVMARQRMSTVYMPGDKITMLPDALVEAFSLDQGKNCPALSLYATLDPQDWRLISTETKAELVPISANLRHNTLDMLVTEENLANGEGEYPHKADIAVLWQWISVLEQGRMAKRESFGLRPEQNNRVDFNFYVEDDVVTIARRKRGAPLDKIVAELMIFANSTWGKLMADHGVPGIYRAQGGGSGGWATKMQVRMVTHAAPHQGLGVDQYAWSTSPLRRYTDLVNQWQILACVEGGVAAPLVAPFKPRDADLFAIVSSFDSVYAGYGDFQSTMERYWCLRWLAQEQAKHVEAVVLKDEILRLVDIPLVIKLPGMQPVARGASVKLDLLRWDEIDLSLEVRLLEVLTPSGSVTEDDQMDALEDDETTQELDAAMDLPHDPPELPEAGSDPAHPDVSDADEDLDSAPRRDADGASAAVNL
- a CDS encoding chorismate lyase; the protein is MGRSLTSANWYAHANGVHPSPYMRDWLTDRSSLTTKLIAHSDQFRVQRLHQRHALCLADEYAAIGLPRRLQVQERDVLLRCDGRPTVLGHTVLSLTATTSEWPFFGTLGERSLGTTLFGDPLVARGQLHFARLYQGHPLVQRMCEAVGVSQFPTPLFARRSTFRRKSGVMLVTEVFFPEIDALRTTAR